The following proteins come from a genomic window of Proteinivorax hydrogeniformans:
- a CDS encoding peptidoglycan DD-metalloendopeptidase family protein: MSSEHKDNKKFTLMILPHSNDKPLKFNLPILAIQIVGVLILLVLIGFIGFFAQYIDMASSMSELEKLRIENQEKTNQLENLAEQTQNVLEEFKQIEDLQKQLKDLTDIEPEGESTNSKDDERTLFSASRGATSLERTQSSLQLLSRELPSQKEDMGTLISDAERQAKRKAHTPSIRPAEGRVSSPFGYRNHPFTGARQLHTGIDIANATGTPILATANGTVVTASYSGGYGNLIIIDHGYGYTTHYAHLSEIKVRKWQEVEKGEVIGNMGSTGRSTGPHLHYEVRVGGKPVNPKEYY, translated from the coding sequence ATGTCGTCAGAGCATAAAGACAATAAAAAATTTACGCTAATGATACTGCCCCACTCAAACGATAAGCCACTTAAGTTCAACCTTCCTATACTGGCAATTCAGATTGTAGGAGTGTTAATACTTCTAGTTTTAATAGGATTTATCGGATTTTTTGCCCAATATATAGATATGGCCAGCTCAATGTCTGAGTTGGAAAAGTTGCGTATTGAGAACCAGGAAAAAACTAATCAGCTAGAAAACTTAGCGGAACAAACCCAAAATGTGTTAGAGGAATTTAAGCAAATCGAAGATTTACAAAAGCAGCTAAAAGATTTAACAGACATCGAACCAGAAGGAGAAAGTACAAACTCAAAAGATGACGAGCGCACCTTGTTTTCTGCTAGCAGAGGAGCTACTTCACTAGAAAGGACGCAAAGCTCATTGCAGCTGCTAAGCAGAGAGCTTCCTTCTCAGAAAGAGGACATGGGGACATTGATATCAGATGCGGAAAGGCAAGCTAAAAGAAAGGCTCATACCCCTTCAATTAGGCCTGCTGAAGGCAGGGTTTCTTCACCTTTTGGATATAGAAACCATCCTTTTACTGGGGCTCGACAGTTACATACTGGTATCGATATAGCTAATGCAACTGGCACTCCTATTTTAGCTACAGCTAATGGAACAGTGGTAACAGCATCTTATAGCGGTGGGTATGGTAACTTAATTATTATCGATCATGGGTACGGATATACAACACACTATGCACACTTATCTGAGATAAAGGTTAGAAAGTGGCAAGAGGTTGAAAAAGGAGAAGTCATTGGAAATATGGGCAGTACAGGCCGAAGCACCGGACCGCACCTACACTATGAGGTAAGAGTGGGAGGAAAACCTGTAAACCCTAAAGAATATTATTAA
- a CDS encoding ParB/RepB/Spo0J family partition protein, with protein sequence MSKKGLGRGLNALIPEMPQQEPTESHYIQQIPINKIRPNPNQPRKIFSNEALEELAQSIEQHGIVQPIVVRAIDGGYELVAGERRLRAGKMTNLSEMPALVQDFSDKEVAEIALIENLQREDLNIMEEAEAYKTLIEDFSFSQEQLANRLGKSRSAVTNTIRLLNLCEYVKELVMQNKITAGQVRPLISLPSDEQIFVADEILEKGLNSRQVEQLCKKIKKLQQETKKSKTTANLDPHLKDAEEKMMQEMGVNVKIKGNDKKGRIEIKYYEQEDLNRILEIILNKG encoded by the coding sequence ATGAGTAAAAAGGGTTTAGGAAGGGGCCTTAATGCTTTAATACCGGAAATGCCTCAGCAAGAACCAACTGAAAGTCACTATATTCAACAAATACCAATTAATAAAATCCGCCCTAATCCAAACCAACCGAGAAAAATTTTCTCAAATGAGGCATTAGAGGAATTAGCTCAGTCTATAGAACAACACGGGATAGTACAACCTATAGTTGTAAGAGCAATAGATGGTGGATATGAATTAGTAGCAGGTGAAAGAAGATTAAGAGCTGGTAAAATGACTAACTTATCAGAAATGCCTGCTCTGGTTCAGGATTTTTCAGATAAAGAAGTAGCAGAAATAGCATTAATAGAAAACCTACAAAGAGAAGACCTAAACATTATGGAGGAAGCAGAAGCCTATAAGACTTTAATAGAAGATTTTAGTTTTTCGCAAGAGCAGTTAGCAAACAGGTTAGGGAAAAGCAGGTCAGCAGTTACTAACACTATCCGTTTACTTAACCTTTGTGAATATGTAAAAGAATTGGTTATGCAAAACAAAATCACTGCCGGGCAGGTGAGGCCCTTGATTTCTTTGCCGTCAGATGAACAAATTTTTGTTGCCGATGAGATTCTTGAAAAAGGTTTAAACTCAAGACAGGTCGAGCAACTTTGTAAAAAAATTAAAAAGCTACAACAGGAAACAAAAAAAAGCAAAACAACAGCTAACCTAGACCCCCATTTAAAGGACGCTGAAGAAAAGATGATGCAAGAAATGGGAGTAAATGTTAAAATAAAAGGTAATGATAAAAAAGGTAGAATTGAGATAAAGTATTATGAACAAGAAGACCTAAACAGAATATTAGAAATTATTTTAAACAAGGGGTAA
- the yyaC gene encoding spore protease YyaC — translation MFSFFDKNKTKCFKKSINFKSVSCQKEMASHLSEYAYHIKPNWNEVVIMCIGTDRSTGDSLGPIIGSKLAHLNTKSNVYILGNLSNPVHASNLATNIEEVNILSNPLVIAIDASLGNSDNVGKINFGIGSLKPGAGVKKDLPEVGDIYITGVVNVGGFMEYFVLQNTRLSLVMDMADVIAKSLEEFILSISSDTAKKA, via the coding sequence ATGTTTAGTTTTTTTGATAAAAATAAAACAAAATGCTTCAAAAAAAGTATTAATTTTAAAAGTGTATCATGCCAAAAAGAGATGGCGTCCCATCTTAGTGAATATGCTTATCATATCAAACCTAACTGGAATGAAGTTGTAATCATGTGTATTGGAACTGACCGGTCTACAGGCGACAGCTTAGGCCCTATTATAGGTAGTAAGCTGGCGCACTTAAACACCAAAAGTAATGTCTATATCTTAGGAAACTTGAGTAATCCAGTACATGCTTCAAACTTAGCAACTAACATCGAGGAAGTAAATATACTCTCAAACCCTCTTGTTATAGCTATAGATGCTTCGCTGGGCAATAGCGACAATGTTGGAAAAATAAATTTTGGAATCGGCAGTTTAAAACCTGGAGCCGGCGTTAAAAAAGATCTCCCTGAAGTCGGAGATATCTACATTACCGGAGTGGTAAATGTAGGGGGGTTTATGGAGTACTTTGTATTGCAAAATACGAGGCTCTCTTTGGTTATGGATATGGCTGATGTCATAGCTAAGTCTCTAGAAGAGTTTATATTGTCTATCAGCAGCGACACCGCAAAAAAAGCATAA
- a CDS encoding aminotransferase class V-fold PLP-dependent enzyme, with the protein MIYLDNAATTFPKPESVYKAHDYALRNYGANPGRGGHSYSREAAKAIFIVREKLAEFLGANSSSQIIFSSSATEAMSTILFGSLRKGDHVVTTQLEHNAVWRPLNYLKENKGVEVSYCNHIDASYIDLNDLKNKLKQNTKLVIINHVSNVFGVEQDIEAINKVVKENSNAKLVVDGAQSAGTHKVNVNSLDIDAFIFAGHKSLYGPVGTGGFYLKKDWILEPLKIGGTGSNSENMGVPKSGPERYESGTANTPGIWALGAGIDFINEKGIENIFQHKIQLSHLLIEGLRDLEAKTYYNKNSTVTSFNIENLDSTEVAFILDDLHNIIVRAGLHCSPIAHKNFNTAKQGTIRVSPGYFNTKEEIEILLEAVKELKRG; encoded by the coding sequence ATGATTTACTTAGATAACGCCGCCACCACCTTTCCTAAACCAGAAAGTGTTTATAAAGCTCATGATTATGCCCTTAGAAATTATGGAGCAAATCCAGGTAGAGGGGGACATAGTTACTCTCGTGAAGCCGCAAAAGCTATATTTATTGTACGAGAAAAATTAGCGGAGTTTTTAGGAGCAAATTCATCATCACAAATTATATTTAGCAGTAGTGCCACAGAAGCTATGAGCACAATACTATTTGGTAGTTTGAGAAAGGGTGACCACGTAGTCACTACACAGCTAGAGCATAACGCTGTCTGGAGGCCTTTAAACTATCTAAAAGAAAATAAAGGGGTAGAAGTCAGCTATTGTAACCATATAGATGCAAGTTATATTGATTTAAATGACCTTAAAAACAAACTTAAACAAAATACTAAGCTTGTTATAATAAATCATGTGAGTAATGTATTTGGAGTAGAGCAAGACATTGAAGCGATAAATAAGGTTGTCAAGGAAAATTCCAATGCCAAGCTTGTAGTGGACGGAGCTCAAAGCGCCGGAACTCATAAAGTAAACGTAAATAGTTTAGATATAGATGCTTTTATATTCGCAGGTCATAAAAGCTTATATGGTCCGGTAGGAACTGGTGGATTCTATTTAAAAAAAGACTGGATTTTAGAACCTTTAAAAATTGGTGGAACAGGTTCTAACTCAGAGAATATGGGAGTCCCTAAAAGTGGTCCGGAACGCTATGAGTCTGGTACAGCTAATACACCGGGAATTTGGGCTTTAGGGGCCGGGATTGACTTTATCAATGAAAAAGGTATTGAAAATATTTTTCAACATAAAATTCAATTATCGCATCTCCTTATAGAAGGTTTAAGAGACTTAGAAGCAAAGACATATTATAATAAAAACAGCACTGTTACTTCTTTCAATATTGAGAATTTAGACTCTACAGAAGTTGCCTTTATATTAGATGACCTACACAACATAATTGTAAGGGCTGGATTACACTGTTCTCCTATAGCCCATAAAAATTTTAACACTGCAAAGCAGGGGACTATAAGGGTAAGCCCAGGCTATTTTAATACCAAGGAGGAAATAGAAATTTTATTAGAAGCCGTAAAAGAGCTGAAAAGAGGTTAG
- a CDS encoding TIGR03905 family TSCPD domain-containing protein, with amino-acid sequence MDLIFKTEGTCAKEIIIKTDNGIIKKVEFINGCRGNVQGIAQLVIGRPVEEVVDRLKGIECRNGTSCPDQLAKALANISA; translated from the coding sequence ATGGACTTAATATTTAAAACAGAAGGAACTTGTGCCAAAGAAATAATTATTAAAACAGATAACGGAATAATAAAAAAAGTTGAATTTATAAACGGATGTCGTGGCAATGTTCAAGGCATAGCCCAGTTGGTAATAGGGAGGCCTGTTGAAGAAGTTGTAGACAGGCTAAAAGGTATCGAATGCCGAAATGGGACATCCTGTCCAGACCAGCTAGCTAAGGCATTAGC
- a CDS encoding YkuS family protein has translation MKKIVALEDGLSSYKEKLEEAGFKVVDLSQRYQYPSVVIVKEPDSALEQTNLINEIPVLDTKTVTEENLVETVNNKIHH, from the coding sequence ATGAAGAAAATAGTAGCACTAGAAGATGGCTTAAGCTCTTATAAAGAAAAATTAGAAGAGGCAGGATTTAAAGTTGTTGATTTATCTCAGAGGTACCAATATCCCTCAGTAGTAATTGTTAAAGAACCAGATAGCGCGTTAGAACAGACAAATTTAATTAATGAAATTCCAGTATTAGATACTAAAACAGTGACTGAAGAGAACCTTGTTGAAACAGTTAATAACAAAATACACCATTAG
- the rsmG gene encoding 16S rRNA (guanine(527)-N(7))-methyltransferase RsmG, whose product MKFSDRLDMICENLSFDLDTDQVEKLKKYKELLLAWNEKMNLTAIVDEQAIIVKHFIDSMLPASLFTEGKVIDVGTGAGFPIVPLKILKPELDVWGLDALNKRITFLEEVREELGIELNLIHGRAEEYAKKDVSRETFEFATSRAVAPLNILAEYNLPFLKVGGNFVAYKGSNYKEEISDGESALKVLGGEIEDVFQYKLPVTEEQRFAIIIKKVFKTPAKYPRKPGIPKKRPL is encoded by the coding sequence TTGAAGTTTAGTGATAGGTTAGATATGATTTGTGAAAATTTATCGTTTGATCTAGATACCGATCAAGTTGAAAAACTGAAGAAATACAAAGAACTACTGCTCGCATGGAACGAAAAAATGAATTTAACTGCTATAGTTGATGAGCAAGCGATTATAGTTAAACATTTTATAGACTCCATGCTTCCAGCAAGTTTATTTACGGAAGGAAAGGTAATTGATGTTGGTACAGGAGCTGGGTTTCCCATAGTGCCTTTAAAAATTTTAAAACCTGAGTTAGATGTATGGGGTCTAGACGCTTTAAATAAAAGAATCACTTTTTTAGAAGAAGTACGAGAAGAATTAGGCATTGAACTAAACCTAATACACGGTAGGGCGGAGGAGTATGCTAAAAAGGATGTTTCACGTGAAACATTTGAGTTTGCAACTTCCCGAGCTGTTGCACCTTTAAACATACTAGCTGAGTACAATCTACCTTTCCTAAAGGTAGGTGGGAACTTTGTTGCATACAAAGGAAGCAATTATAAGGAAGAAATAAGCGATGGAGAAAGTGCTTTAAAAGTTTTAGGAGGAGAGATTGAAGACGTATTTCAGTATAAGCTTCCAGTAACAGAAGAACAGAGATTTGCGATTATAATTAAAAAGGTTTTTAAAACACCGGCTAAGTACCCGAGAAAACCAGGGATTCCTAAAAAGAGACCATTATAG
- a CDS encoding tetratricopeptide repeat protein, protein MEKAKEKIEKLYKDGVTLMNIGKNKDAQKVFLEILEDEPEHVETINKLGVIYARINNIEKAKSYFNQARKIQPDNPQVLTNLGNTCLLEGELEKAKEYFDKSHTLDDKSHSTLDGLSAYYKKKGDIEASLKYYKLGQKIHRDQLKKKIKRNEQEYLDFDISETDSKSNQEPGSANKKKVSYKTIAFAAFGLLLLYLILFG, encoded by the coding sequence TTGGAAAAAGCCAAAGAAAAAATAGAAAAACTATATAAAGATGGCGTCACTTTGATGAACATAGGAAAGAACAAGGATGCACAAAAGGTTTTTTTAGAAATATTAGAAGATGAACCAGAGCATGTTGAAACTATCAACAAGTTAGGGGTTATATACGCTAGAATAAATAACATAGAAAAGGCAAAATCATATTTTAATCAAGCCCGAAAAATTCAGCCAGACAACCCTCAAGTATTGACCAACCTGGGTAATACCTGTCTTTTAGAAGGCGAACTAGAAAAAGCTAAAGAGTACTTTGACAAATCTCATACACTGGATGACAAGAGCCATAGTACCCTCGATGGGCTTTCTGCCTATTATAAAAAAAAGGGCGATATAGAGGCTTCTTTGAAGTACTATAAACTTGGTCAAAAAATCCATAGAGACCAATTGAAAAAAAAGATAAAAAGAAACGAACAGGAATATTTAGATTTTGACATATCAGAAACTGATTCAAAATCTAATCAAGAACCTGGTAGTGCCAATAAAAAAAAGGTGTCGTATAAAACTATAGCGTTCGCTGCTTTTGGTCTTCTACTACTATATTTAATACTTTTTGGTTAG
- a CDS encoding DUF4446 family protein, with translation MEHILIFIENNPLTILFIITLILLLIVIIMFFNVMGLKKQLKQYRKLAYSSKGDSVEEILNNVNEKIKLLELTNKELGNKVSKIEKEIISFPQKHKIIRYNAFGNTGSDQSFSFVLLDGKKDGVVLSTIYGREESRTYAKPIKQGESDYHLSEEEKKVVDLALNKK, from the coding sequence ATGGAACATATATTAATTTTTATAGAAAACAACCCCTTAACAATACTCTTTATTATAACACTAATTTTGCTTCTTATAGTTATTATTATGTTTTTTAATGTTATGGGACTTAAAAAGCAACTGAAGCAATACAGAAAGCTAGCATACTCCTCAAAAGGAGATTCTGTGGAAGAAATCCTAAATAATGTAAATGAGAAAATAAAACTTTTAGAACTTACTAATAAAGAACTAGGAAACAAAGTATCTAAAATTGAAAAGGAAATTATTTCATTTCCACAAAAGCATAAAATTATAAGATATAATGCTTTTGGTAACACTGGCAGCGATCAAAGTTTTTCATTTGTATTACTAGATGGGAAAAAAGATGGAGTTGTTTTAAGCACCATCTATGGAAGAGAGGAGTCGCGCACGTACGCTAAACCCATTAAACAAGGAGAATCAGACTATCATCTATCAGAAGAAGAAAAAAAAGTGGTTGACTTAGCCTTAAATAAAAAATAA
- a CDS encoding AAA family ATPase, protein MSKVLAITNQKGGVGKTTTAINLSAFLAKMGKKVLLLDIDPQGNSTSGLGIDKHRVKKCIYNVLVDEFPVDAIIIPTAVPNLDVAPATIELAGAEIELVPTVSREVRLRNQLENVKNDYDYTIIDCPPSLGLLTINALTASDSVLVPIQCEYYALEGLSQLINTVNLVQKHLNQQLIFEGALLTMFDPRTNLSAQVVEEVKNFFGDKVYKTLIPRNVRLSEAPSYGQSIVDYDPKSKGAEVYKALAEEVLANE, encoded by the coding sequence ATGTCAAAGGTCTTAGCAATTACTAATCAAAAAGGCGGAGTAGGAAAAACAACAACAGCTATAAATCTAAGTGCTTTTTTGGCAAAAATGGGAAAAAAAGTACTACTTTTAGATATAGATCCCCAGGGCAACTCAACTAGTGGACTGGGTATAGATAAACATAGGGTTAAAAAATGTATTTATAATGTATTAGTGGATGAGTTTCCAGTAGATGCCATAATAATACCTACTGCTGTCCCTAATTTAGACGTCGCCCCAGCTACAATTGAGCTAGCCGGTGCGGAAATAGAGTTAGTCCCCACAGTTTCAAGAGAAGTTCGCTTGCGAAACCAGCTAGAGAATGTAAAAAATGATTATGATTACACAATAATAGATTGCCCGCCATCTCTAGGATTACTCACTATAAATGCCCTTACAGCTTCTGACAGTGTCCTAGTCCCAATACAATGTGAGTACTATGCATTAGAGGGGCTTAGTCAACTGATAAACACTGTAAATCTTGTTCAAAAGCACCTCAATCAACAGCTTATATTTGAGGGAGCCCTACTGACTATGTTTGATCCAAGGACTAATCTTTCCGCACAGGTAGTGGAGGAGGTAAAGAATTTTTTTGGAGACAAGGTTTACAAAACCCTTATACCTAGAAATGTCAGATTGAGTGAGGCCCCAAGCTACGGTCAGTCTATCGTTGATTATGACCCAAAATCAAAAGGGGCAGAAGTATACAAAGCGCTGGCTGAGGAGGTACTTGCAAATGAGTAA
- a CDS encoding DUF554 domain-containing protein, whose translation MGNLVNAITILVGGTIGVVFKSLLPERMQKTLLSGLGILVALLGVGMFLESDVDFIVLISALVVGIISGEWIDIDRYINKLGDYVEKKMHRRAKGNVAQGFVFASLTYCVGPLAVIGAINEALGFSETLYIKAAIDGVTSVAFASAMGVGVIFSAGLVFIYQGAIFLMATALGDFFNESMQMFINGAGGILIVGIGINILGIKKIKVANMLPVLLFGMIYFYIIGG comes from the coding sequence ATGGGTAACTTGGTAAATGCCATAACTATACTAGTAGGAGGTACCATTGGGGTTGTTTTTAAGAGCTTACTTCCAGAAAGAATGCAAAAAACACTGCTAAGCGGTCTGGGTATTTTGGTGGCTCTTTTGGGGGTAGGAATGTTTTTGGAAAGTGATGTTGACTTTATTGTGTTAATTAGTGCGTTGGTTGTTGGGATAATTTCAGGAGAGTGGATTGATATAGACAGGTATATAAACAAACTTGGAGACTATGTTGAAAAGAAAATGCACCGCAGGGCGAAAGGAAACGTCGCTCAAGGTTTTGTTTTTGCTTCACTTACCTATTGCGTTGGACCGTTAGCAGTTATTGGTGCAATCAACGAAGCACTGGGTTTTTCGGAAACACTTTACATTAAAGCGGCCATAGATGGTGTGACATCAGTAGCTTTTGCATCAGCAATGGGTGTTGGAGTTATTTTTTCAGCAGGGTTAGTATTTATATATCAAGGGGCTATTTTTCTTATGGCAACAGCCTTAGGGGATTTTTTTAATGAATCAATGCAAATGTTTATTAACGGAGCTGGAGGGATATTAATTGTAGGTATAGGAATCAACATACTAGGTATAAAAAAAATAAAAGTTGCAAACATGCTTCCAGTCTTGTTATTTGGAATGATCTATTTCTATATCATAGGAGGTTAA
- a CDS encoding polymer-forming cytoskeletal protein, translating to MFKKKEEFDPTKIDTIVGKDSDFEGKLTAKGILRIDGKVSGEIISTGNVLIGESGSVEANIKAKNLTVSGTIVGDVEVEGLLDLLPSAKLIGDIKVASLEVGDGAIFKGNCEMNEEQSSSKKNNNKDSNKKTQSSN from the coding sequence ATGTTTAAAAAGAAAGAAGAGTTTGATCCAACTAAAATTGACACAATAGTGGGTAAAGATAGTGATTTTGAGGGGAAATTGACAGCAAAGGGAATTTTACGCATAGATGGCAAAGTAAGCGGTGAAATTATCTCTACAGGCAATGTGCTTATCGGTGAAAGTGGCAGTGTGGAGGCAAATATTAAGGCAAAGAATTTGACAGTTTCAGGTACAATTGTCGGAGATGTAGAAGTGGAAGGTCTTTTAGACCTTCTACCTTCTGCTAAACTGATTGGAGATATTAAAGTGGCTAGCCTAGAGGTCGGAGATGGAGCCATTTTTAAAGGGAATTGTGAAATGAATGAAGAACAATCATCTTCAAAGAAGAATAACAATAAAGATTCAAATAAAAAAACACAGTCGTCTAATTAG
- the noc gene encoding nucleoid occlusion protein, with amino-acid sequence MKEQLSKILGHSSSGEDKIHDIDMVNINTNPFQPRKDFDDDKIDELAQSIKTYGLIQPIILRKSGENYEIIAGERRFRASKLLGNSKIKAIVKEEVKESAMAAIALIENIQRENLNFLEEAEGLHRLLNDFKLTQEVLAQRLGKSQSTIANKLRLLKLNDNVKEKLKNSQLTERHARALLKVPCENQPEMVDRIIDEGMTVRQTEELITLLSSTGEDVKEDGKKESKKRKMVFKDFRIFLNTIKQAVDTIKGSGIDAQMDESDLGDCIEVKIRLPKNK; translated from the coding sequence ATGAAAGAGCAACTAAGTAAGATTTTAGGTCATAGTTCATCAGGAGAGGATAAAATACACGATATTGATATGGTAAATATCAATACAAACCCATTTCAACCTCGAAAAGATTTTGATGACGACAAAATCGATGAACTAGCACAATCGATTAAGACCTATGGATTAATACAGCCTATAATTTTACGAAAATCCGGCGAGAACTATGAAATCATAGCCGGCGAAAGAAGGTTTAGAGCCTCTAAACTACTTGGCAATAGTAAAATTAAAGCAATTGTAAAAGAAGAGGTCAAAGAAAGTGCCATGGCTGCAATCGCATTAATTGAAAACATTCAAAGGGAGAACCTAAACTTTTTGGAAGAAGCAGAAGGTTTACATAGGCTGTTAAATGACTTTAAACTTACTCAAGAAGTTTTGGCGCAGCGATTGGGAAAAAGCCAGTCTACAATAGCAAACAAGTTAAGACTTTTAAAACTAAATGACAATGTCAAAGAAAAGCTTAAAAACAGTCAGCTGACAGAAAGACATGCTAGAGCGTTACTAAAAGTGCCTTGCGAAAATCAGCCAGAAATGGTCGATAGAATAATAGACGAAGGCATGACTGTGAGACAAACAGAAGAACTAATAACTCTTCTTTCAAGTACTGGAGAGGATGTTAAAGAGGACGGGAAAAAAGAAAGCAAAAAAAGAAAAATGGTATTTAAAGACTTTAGAATATTTCTTAACACTATAAAGCAAGCGGTAGACACAATCAAAGGTTCAGGGATTGATGCCCAAATGGACGAAAGCGACTTAGGAGACTGTATAGAGGTAAAGATAAGGCTTCCTAAAAATAAATAG
- a CDS encoding alanine racemase encodes MEMETPAVVIDYKVMKSNFMEIMNLCKKNNVKLRPHYKAHKTPYISKLQQRWGCTGMTVSKVSEGENLVEEGFQDVLIAYPLVKARQLERVMEMSLKAKVTIIVDSIEGVELAEQRCRLKKRPLKVLVKVNTGLNRCGVDTTEEAYKLAESLTQKKHLEFIGLITHAGHAYGAESNNDVREIANEEVEKLLEAKGYIENKGISVEEISVGATPTVKYNVHKNGLTEARPGNFMFYDNTQISLGVVSENSCALTVKSTVVSKVGDRVVIDAGSKTLGLDKGAHGNQFIIGYGRVLDHPSLEIVSLSEEHGVLKGKNLPQIGEEISIIPNHSCVVMNLNKNIFLKKENQLVKLDNSGKFLNY; translated from the coding sequence ATGGAGATGGAGACACCTGCGGTGGTTATAGACTATAAAGTGATGAAAAGTAATTTTATGGAAATAATGAATCTTTGTAAAAAGAACAACGTAAAACTAAGACCACACTATAAGGCACACAAAACCCCATATATCAGCAAACTACAGCAGAGATGGGGATGTACTGGCATGACAGTGTCAAAAGTTTCCGAGGGAGAAAATCTAGTTGAAGAAGGTTTTCAAGATGTTTTAATAGCTTATCCCTTAGTTAAGGCTAGACAACTTGAGAGGGTAATGGAAATGAGTCTAAAAGCAAAGGTAACGATTATTGTTGACTCTATAGAAGGGGTAGAACTTGCTGAACAAAGATGTAGATTAAAAAAAAGGCCCTTAAAAGTTTTAGTTAAAGTTAATACAGGACTAAATAGGTGTGGTGTAGACACAACAGAAGAAGCTTATAAACTAGCAGAGTCTTTAACGCAGAAAAAGCATTTAGAGTTTATTGGGTTAATAACCCACGCGGGGCACGCTTACGGCGCTGAGAGTAATAACGATGTTAGGGAAATAGCAAATGAAGAAGTGGAGAAACTATTAGAAGCCAAGGGTTATATTGAAAACAAAGGTATTTCAGTTGAGGAAATTAGTGTGGGAGCGACCCCAACTGTGAAATATAACGTTCATAAAAATGGTTTAACAGAAGCAAGGCCAGGAAACTTTATGTTTTATGACAACACACAAATTAGCTTAGGAGTGGTTTCAGAAAATAGTTGCGCTTTAACGGTAAAATCCACTGTTGTCAGTAAAGTGGGTGATAGAGTTGTGATAGATGCAGGCTCAAAAACCTTAGGATTAGATAAAGGTGCACACGGAAACCAGTTTATAATAGGTTATGGTAGAGTTTTGGATCATCCATCATTGGAAATAGTATCACTTTCAGAAGAACACGGTGTTCTTAAAGGAAAAAATCTGCCACAAATAGGGGAAGAGATATCGATTATACCTAACCATAGTTGTGTGGTTATGAATTTAAACAAAAATATTTTTCTTAAAAAAGAAAATCAGCTAGTAAAATTAGATAATAGTGGTAAATTTTTAAATTACTAA